One genomic segment of Thunnus albacares chromosome 18, fThuAlb1.1, whole genome shotgun sequence includes these proteins:
- the LOC122968959 gene encoding proteinase-activated receptor 2-like, translated as MDVVLILLPQAQRTIITMYAIPAIESPGQVHSYRLDWKDGYPRASEDPIKNGKVSKEEDVPDKESPDGVAVRLQDKEILSSHLTTVFLPIIYIIVFAVGLPTNTMAIWVFFFRTKKKRPSSIYMANLALADLLFVIWVPLKISYHFNGNNWIYGEGLCKVLVAFFYSNMYCSIAFITCISVQRYWAVVHPLSAQQRDNRIPVAVSVTVWVVVWLITIPLYLHDQQVRITNFKPKILTCNDVTRESQVKISAGYFLTMGTLGFVVPTIVCIISYILMLKALRNSMTDAAITKKRRKAVVLMITVLVMFLVCFTPSNIMLLVHYILLLGGADNHLYRFYIATLCLASLNSCIDPFVYYFISKDFRDHVKNTFLCRSERTVKRMKVSFRALNHSQEQHTMPNSDNTQSTEC; from the exons aTGGATGTTGTTTTAATACTGCTGCCTCAAGCTCAGAGGACTATTATTACAA TGTACGCCATCCCTGCTATAGAGAGCCCAGGTCAGGTGCATAGCTACCGCCTAGATTGGAAGGATGGCTACCCCCGAGCCAGTGAAGATCCAATAAAAAACGGTAAAGTGAGCAAAG AAGAAGACGTCCCTGATAAAGAGAGCCCAGATGGGGTAGCAGTCAGACTCCAAGACAAGGAAATCCTGAGCAGTCATCTTACAACTGTCTTCCTCCCAATCATCTACATCATTGTGTTTGCTGTGGGGCTGCCCACCAACACCATGGCAATATGGGTATTCTTCTTCAGGACTAAGAAAAAGCGCCCGTCGTCAATCTACATGGCAAACCTGGCTCTGGCTGACTTGCTCTTTGTCATTTGGGTCCCCCTGAAGATATCATACCACTTCAACGGCAACAACTGGATCTACGGAGAAGGGCTGTGCAAAGTGCTGGTGGCGTTTTTCTACAGCAACATGTACTGTTCCATCGCCTTCATCACCTGCATAAGTGTCCAGCGTTACTGGGCGGTGGTCCACCCACTGTCCGCGCAGCAGAGGGACAACCGCATACCCGTTGCCGTCTCCGTCACAGTCTGGGTGGTGGTCTGGCTTATCACCATCCCTCTCTACCTGCATGACCAACAGGTCAGAATAACAAACTTCAAGCCAAAAATCCTTACTTGCAATGATGTCACCAGGGAAAGTCAGGTGAAAATATCAGCTGGCTACTTCCTGACAATGGGAACTCTGGGATTTGTTGTTCCCACTATTGTGTGCATCATATCCTACATCCTCATGCTCAAAGCTCTCAGGAACAGCATGACAGATGCTGCCATCACCAAGAAGCGACGGAAGGCTGTGGTCTTGATGATCACAGTGTTGGTTATGTTTTTAGTGTGCTTCACCCCCAGTAACATCATGCTGCTGGTACACTATATCCTCTTGTTGGGCGGGGCTGACAACCACCTGTACAGATTTTACATCGCCACCCTGTGCCTGGCTAGTCTCAACAGCTGCATCGACCCTTTTGTTTACTACTTTATCTCCAAGGATTTCAGGGATCATGTGAAGAACACGTTCCTCTGCAGGAGCGAGAGGACAGTGAAGAGGATGAAGGTTTCCTTCAGGGCTCTGAATCACTCACAAGAGCAACACACTATGCCTAACTCAGATAACACACAGAGCACTGAATGCTAG